CGACACCGCCGCCGTTCTGGTCTTCGAACGCGGGGTGGCCAACACCAGCATCGACGAGGTGCGCACCCGCGCCGAGGTGAGCGGATCGCAGATCACGCACTATTTTCGGGACAAACGCGATCTCATCCGTCAGGTCATTGCCACCCGCCGCCAAGACGTCCAAACGTTTCACGCCCAGGACCGCATGGGCGCGCTGGACAACGTCGATGCCCTGCGCGCGTGGGCCGACGCCTGTATCGCCGACGTGGACACCGTCTACCGGCTCGGCGGGTGTGTGTACGGGTCATTGGCCGGCGAACTGATCGACGCGGACAGCGAGATTCATGACGACGTCGCCCGCGGTTACGACGAATGGATCGAAATCTTCACAGCCGGACTGACTTCCATGCGCCGACGAGGCGATCTTCGCCCCGACGCCGACCCACGGCACTTGGCAGCGTCGTTGGTCATCGCCCACCAGGGCGGCGCGATGATCACGCACGCAACCGGTCAGGCAGAGCCGATGCGCGCCGCGATCACTGCGGCGGTTGACTATGTGTGTTCGTTTGCCACGGACGCCGAACCCCGGCCCGCGCGGCGCCGCGTCAAAACCTGATACCCCGGGGCGTCTCGACTTTATGGGATGCTCCGCCCATAATAATGGGAGATATAGCCCAGTTGACTTGGACTTGGGGGAGACACCGATGGACACCCTCGCGCGGGAGACGAGCGCATTACCTACAGCACCGGCCGTAGTACGCGAGACGCGCGGCGAACAGACCATGCGCGCAATCATTTTGGAGAAGTTCGGCGGACTCGACAGTCTGGCGTACACCGATATCCCCAAGCCGCTGCCCGAGGACGGCGAGGTGGTGATCGAAGTGAAGGGTTTCGGCATCAACCACGCCGAGCTGCATATGCGGCGCGGCGAATGGGCAGAGGCCGCCGAAGTCAGCGGCATCGAATGCGTCGGCACCGTCGATGCCTGCCCAGGCGGAGAGTTTCCGGTCGGTGCGAAAGTGGCGGCGCTGATGGGCGGCCTGGGCCGGACGATCAACGGCAGCTACGCCGAATACACGCGCGTGCGCGCGGCTAACGTCGCGCTGATCGAATCCGACCTGCCGTGGTCTCAATTGGCGGCGCTGCCCGAGACGTATGCGACGGCCTGGACCTGCCTGTTCCGCAACCTCGACCTGAAGGCCGGACAGCGGCTGCTCATCCGCGGTGCGACATCGTCTTTCGGCCAGGCGGCGCTGAAGATGGCGGTCGCCGCTCAGGCTCACGTCATCGCCACGACGCGCAGCCGCGAACGGGTCCCCATGCTGGAAGGACTCGGCGCCGCTCGTGTCGAGCTGGAGAGAACCGACCTGGCCGCCCACCTCCCGGAATCCAAACAACTGGACGCCGTGCTCGACCTGGTGGGCAATAGCACCATTCTCGACTCTCTCGACATGCTGCGCCGCGGCGGCACGGCCTGCCTCGCCGGATGGCTGGGCGGCCTGGACCCCATCGGTGACTTCAATCCCCTGCTGCGTATGGCCAGTGGCGTGAACCTGAACTTCTTCGGCAGCTTCGTCTTCGGCACCCCGGGCTTCCCCGTTTCCGACGTGCCCCTGCAGGGCATTGCGAAACAGGTTGCCGACGGCGAACTCGACGCGAAACCGTCGCGGGTTTTCTCCTTCGATGAGATTCACGAGGCGCACCGTGTCATGGAGGCCGGACAGGCCGGCGGCAAGATGGTAGTGGTCATGGATCGTGGTTGACGCGGAGGAGGCTGATCGGTGGCCACACCACGCGTGCTTGTTTTCGATGTGAACGAGACTCTGCTCGATATCGAATCGATGGCGCCGTTGTTCGACGAACTATTCGGTGACCGACGGGTGTTGCGAGAATGGTTCAACCAACTCGTCCTGTATTCGATGACGGCAACACTGTCCGACAGCTACGTCGACTTCGCGACGCTCGCCGGCGGGGTGTTACGGATGCTGGCCGACATCCACCACGCCCACGTCACCGATGACGACGTCGCCCGTCTCACCGTAGGTTTGCGCACCATGCCCGGCTACCCGGATACGGTCGATGGACTCCGGGAGCTGCGCGACAACGGCTTTCGGCTCGTCACCCTGACGAATTCTCCCCACCCGCCGGGTGTTCCCACCGCTCTGGAAAACGCCGGGCTCGCAAAGTTTTTCGAACAGCGCTTCACGGTCGATGCCTGCCAGGCGTTCAAGCCCGCACCCTCGGTTTACCGATACGTGTGCCGCGAACTGGACGTGGCACCCGCCGATTGCCTGATGGTCGCGTCGCACGTGTGGGATCTGTTGGGCGCCCGGAACGTCGGTTTCGGCACGGCGCTGATCACCCGGCCCGGCAACGCACCGCTACCGATCGACACGCTGCCACAACCAGATTTCGTGGCCCGCGACCTGCCCGAGCTTGCCCGACTGCTGCACCCAGCGAAAGGAACCAACTGACCATGCCTGTAGGCGAATTTGACGTTGTGGTGCTTGGCGCCGGCCCGGTCGGGCAGAACGCTGCCGATCGGGCCCGCGCCGCGGGACTGAGCGTGGCGGTCGTCGAACGCGAACTCGTCGGGGGCGAATGCTCGTACTGGGCCTGCGTCCCGAGCAAGGCGCTGCTGCGTCCCGTCCTCGCCGTCGCCGACGCCCGGCGAGTGGACGGCGCACGCGAGGCGGTCACCGGTCAGATCGATGCCGCCGGCGTGTTCGGCCGCCGCGACCGCTACGTGACCGACTGGGACGACACCGGCCAGGCCGACTGGGTGGATGGCATCGGCGCAACGCTGATCCGTGGTCACGGACGGTTGGACGGCCCGCGACGAGTCACGGTCACCACCGCGAGCGGGGAGCAGGTCACTCTGGAAGCACGGCACGCGGTCGTCATCTGCACCGGCACCGGCCCGGCGCTCCCCGATCTGCCCGGAATCAGCGAAGCCAATCCGTGGACCAACCGGCAGGCCACCGACAGCAGTTCGGTCCCGGGCCGGCTCGCGGTCGTCGGTGCCGGTGGTGTGGGTGTCGAAATGGCGACGGCCTGGCAAGGTTTGGGCTCGGCGGTGACCTTGCTGGTTCGGGGTTCTCAGCTGCTGCCGCGAATGGAACCGTTCGTCGGCGACCTCGTCGGGCAAGGACTGGCGGCGGCAGGCGTCGATGTGCGCCTGGGCGTTTCAGTCCGCGAGCTGAGGCGGCCGGACCCGGAAGGCCCGATAGGCCTGACCCTCGACGACGGCACCGACTTGGAGGTCGACGAAATTCTGTTCGCCACCGGGCGGGTGCCGTTGACGGCCGACATCGGTTTGGAATCAATCGGATTGACCCCGGGCAGCTGGCTCGAGGTAGACGACACCTGCCGGGTGACAGCCGTCGGCGACGGCTGGCTCTACGCCGCCGGCGACGTCAATCACCGGGCGCTGCTGACCCATCAGGGCAAGTACCAGGCCCGCATTGCCGGTGCGGCCATCGGCGCCCGCGCCGCCGGGAAGCCCCTCGACACCACGCCGTGGGGTGAACACGCAACCACCGCCGACCATCACGCCGTACCGCAGGCATTCTTCACCGACCCCGAAGCGGCCGCCGTCGGACTGACCGCCGAGCAAGCCGCTCAGAAAGGCCACCGCGCCAAGATCATCGACGTCGAGATCGGCGATGTGGTGACCGGAGCGAAGCTGTTCGCCGACGGATACACCGGCCGGGCCCGCATGGTGGTGGACGTCGATACCCGACACGTACTCGGCGTGACCCTGGTGGGCCCCGGGGTTACCGAGCTGCTGCACGCGGCCACCATCGCCGTCGCGGGCCAGGTCCCTGTCGAGCGGTTGTGGCACGCCGTGCCGTGCTTTCCGACGATCAGTGAACTGTGGCTGAGACTGCTTGAAGGCTATCGCGATTCGTTTGTCGTCTTGGTCTGATGGAAGTGGTCTGATGGAAGTGGTCTGATGGAAGTCGCGGTCTGACAGAAGGAGCCCCGATGGACGGATTCCACCCTGACTTCGACGCCGGCGCCACCGCACCCTCCGACGCCTGCGGGGTTGACGAACGCCGCAAGCGCGTTCACCACATCCGGGCCTCCGAACTCGACGCGGATACCGCCCAGACCGACGGGCTGCAACGCTTCGCCGCCATCAGCGGCAAATCCGTGGGCGCGCAGCAGCTCTGGATGGGCGAGACGTACATCGAACCGGACACGGCGTCGGGCAATCACCACCACGGTGAGTCCGAGACGGCGATCTATGTGCGAAGTGGCCACCCGGAGTTCGTCTTTCACGATGGCGTACAGGAAGTGCGCATCAAGACCGAGCCCGGTGACTACATCTTCGTCCCGCCGTTCGTGCCGCACCGGGAGGAAAACCCGGACCCGGCCACTCCGGCCGAGGTGGTCATCGCCCGCAACAGCCAGGAGGCGATTGTGGTGAACCTGCCGGAGCTCTATCCCCTGTGAGAGGCGCTCAGTACACGGCTATCTCGATCAGATTGCCGTCGATGTCTCGGCAGTAGTGCGATGTCATCGGCCCTAGCGCGCCGGTTCGTGTCACCGGCCCCGCCACGATGTCGACGCCACACGCGACGAGGTGCGCCCGCACCTCTTCAGGAGTCGTGCGGGTGATCAGGCACAGGTC
This genomic stretch from Mycobacterium paragordonae harbors:
- a CDS encoding zinc-binding alcohol dehydrogenase family protein, encoding MDTLARETSALPTAPAVVRETRGEQTMRAIILEKFGGLDSLAYTDIPKPLPEDGEVVIEVKGFGINHAELHMRRGEWAEAAEVSGIECVGTVDACPGGEFPVGAKVAALMGGLGRTINGSYAEYTRVRAANVALIESDLPWSQLAALPETYATAWTCLFRNLDLKAGQRLLIRGATSSFGQAALKMAVAAQAHVIATTRSRERVPMLEGLGAARVELERTDLAAHLPESKQLDAVLDLVGNSTILDSLDMLRRGGTACLAGWLGGLDPIGDFNPLLRMASGVNLNFFGSFVFGTPGFPVSDVPLQGIAKQVADGELDAKPSRVFSFDEIHEAHRVMEAGQAGGKMVVVMDRG
- a CDS encoding haloacid dehalogenase type II; translated protein: MATPRVLVFDVNETLLDIESMAPLFDELFGDRRVLREWFNQLVLYSMTATLSDSYVDFATLAGGVLRMLADIHHAHVTDDDVARLTVGLRTMPGYPDTVDGLRELRDNGFRLVTLTNSPHPPGVPTALENAGLAKFFEQRFTVDACQAFKPAPSVYRYVCRELDVAPADCLMVASHVWDLLGARNVGFGTALITRPGNAPLPIDTLPQPDFVARDLPELARLLHPAKGTN
- a CDS encoding dihydrolipoyl dehydrogenase family protein, yielding MPVGEFDVVVLGAGPVGQNAADRARAAGLSVAVVERELVGGECSYWACVPSKALLRPVLAVADARRVDGAREAVTGQIDAAGVFGRRDRYVTDWDDTGQADWVDGIGATLIRGHGRLDGPRRVTVTTASGEQVTLEARHAVVICTGTGPALPDLPGISEANPWTNRQATDSSSVPGRLAVVGAGGVGVEMATAWQGLGSAVTLLVRGSQLLPRMEPFVGDLVGQGLAAAGVDVRLGVSVRELRRPDPEGPIGLTLDDGTDLEVDEILFATGRVPLTADIGLESIGLTPGSWLEVDDTCRVTAVGDGWLYAAGDVNHRALLTHQGKYQARIAGAAIGARAAGKPLDTTPWGEHATTADHHAVPQAFFTDPEAAAVGLTAEQAAQKGHRAKIIDVEIGDVVTGAKLFADGYTGRARMVVDVDTRHVLGVTLVGPGVTELLHAATIAVAGQVPVERLWHAVPCFPTISELWLRLLEGYRDSFVVLV
- a CDS encoding cupin domain-containing protein, giving the protein MDGFHPDFDAGATAPSDACGVDERRKRVHHIRASELDADTAQTDGLQRFAAISGKSVGAQQLWMGETYIEPDTASGNHHHGESETAIYVRSGHPEFVFHDGVQEVRIKTEPGDYIFVPPFVPHREENPDPATPAEVVIARNSQEAIVVNLPELYPL